One Amaranthus tricolor cultivar Red isolate AtriRed21 chromosome 1, ASM2621246v1, whole genome shotgun sequence DNA window includes the following coding sequences:
- the LOC130816399 gene encoding protein FANTASTIC FOUR 3-like: MSTIVYQDLQFIESNTNNLTLKFNNNPPKCEKISFKSSRNCSWSEIESLSTIKHDKNQEIYVHPLHKNSSFKLSEKSLEMCTESLGNETGCSSMDNSFFLFPLSSSSDQKMSQNSSLFSSSITTIDQKASQKKKKKEELPLLTKENFPPPLTTRNGENLIKIRSHREQGRLVIEAINSPPKRSYMQSERIIGRLKLSLTKDYYLNYCSEIDVINKDEENRGEKCQNTKNEATEKESVEKSVEKEASEGRDYLLLENDKNKNSNCMTDSISVEFGVKLGLGNLQRLRRCKEGSHGNKRLINWEPFWVVT; the protein is encoded by the coding sequence ATGTCCACCATTGTTTATCAAGACTTACAATTCATTGAATCAAATACAAATAATCTTACTcttaaattcaataataatcCTCCAAAATGTGAAAAAATTAGTTTCAAATCTTCAAGAAATTGTAGTTGGAGTGAAATTGAATCATTATCAACCATTAAACATGACAAAAATCAAGAAATATATGTTCATCCTCTACATAAAAACTCATCTTTCAAACTTAGTGAGAAAAGTTTGGAAATGTGTACGGAAAGTTTAGGCAATGAAACAGGGTGTTCTTCCATGGATAATAGCTTCTTCCTCTTCCcgctatcatcatcatcagatcAAAAAATGTCACAAAATTCCTCATTATTTTCATCCTCAATTACGACGATAGATCAAAAAGCGTcacaaaagaagaagaagaaggaggaaTTACCATTATTAACAAAAGAGAATTTTCCGCCTCCATTAACGACAAGAAATGGTGAAAATCTGATCAAAATTAGGTCACATCGAGAACAAGGTAGATTGGTGATTGAAGCTATTAATTCTCCGCCAAAACGTTCGTATATGCAATCCGAAAGAATTATTGGCAGACTTAAATTATCATTAACGAaagattattatttaaattactgTTCGGAAATTGACGTAATTAATAAAGACGAAGAGAACAGAGGTGAAAAGTGTCAAAATACGAAAAATGAAGCGACGGAGAAGGAAAGTGTGGAGAAAAGTGTCGAAAAGGAAGCGTCAGAAGGAAgagattatttattattagaaaatgataagaataagaatagtaatTGCATGACAGATAGTATAAGTGTCGAATTTGGTGTAAAATTGGGTTTGGGAAATTTACAAAGGCTTAGAAGATGCAAAGAAGGAAGTCATGGGAATAAGAGATTAATTAATTGGGAACCTTTTTGGGTGGttacttaa